One genomic region from Myripristis murdjan chromosome 7, fMyrMur1.1, whole genome shotgun sequence encodes:
- the mbd4 gene encoding methyl-CpG-binding domain protein 4 — protein sequence MNGDRECINNQSHKDKGESCPTSRMPPGWTRVARQRRSGKTAGKIDIYITSPQGQTFRSRASLKAFLLKDGDGDLDIDLFDFTTPRSGNITDPLPLPPSGKQARRKKEQVDRQKEVIEDGAEILHPPPNKTKRASPSAVSKCKTRATHQSGVSTKQPCDASPLIRSDAKEESVKCTENSNYFITDIKKEEITQVLDGCGDTVDQTVKCSLLQTQPSPTVDDARLQNCSQSGGLLREKLLRLASSAGPDKPFTAQQDVQPGSQPPLPTLTVEPAADSKDDDEDKQAHDEKMSEGEGEKKPNSESGAGAESQRDVEEELLSPDITCGRCSPTRDSQNKSKFLEDKRKTSPYFSGKSQRDDLSPPRRKVFKKWTPPRSPFNLVQETLFHDPWKLLVATIFLNKTSGKMAIPVLWQFFETYPSAELTRQADWKPMSELLKPLGLFEIRAKIIIRFSDEYLTKQWRYPIELHGIGKYGNDSYRIFCLGEWRQVTPQDHKLNKYHAWLWENHDRLGI from the exons ATGAATGGAGATAGAGAATGTATAAATAACCAAAGTCACAAGGACAAGGGTGAGTCGTGCCCCACCTCCAGAATGCCTCCCGGCTGGACGAGAGTAGCAAGGCAGCGGAGATCTGGCAAGACAGCAGGCAAAATAGACATCTACATTACAAG TCCTCAGGGGCAGACGTTCCGGTCCAGAGCATCTCTGAAAGCTTTCCTTCTAAAAGATGGAGATGGCGACTTGGACATAGACCTATTTGATTTTACCACACCTAGGAGTGGCAACATCACAGATCCACTACCACTCCCTCCCAGTGGGAAACAGgcgagaagaaagaaagaacaagtcGATAGGCAGAAGGAGGTAATTGAAGATGGAGCAGAGATCTTACACCCACCCCCAAATAAAACTAAAAGAGCCTCTCCCTCTGCAGTCAGCAAGTGCAAAACTAGAGCTACACATCAAAGTGGTGTCTCAACCAAACAGCCTTGTGATGCATCTCCTTTGATCAGAAGTGATGCCAAGGAGGAAAGTGTAAAGTGCACAGAAAATAGTAACTATTTCATTACTGACATCAAAAAGGAAGAGATCACTCAGGTGTTAGATGGGTGCGGTGACACAGTTGATCAGACTGTGAAGTGCTCCCTGTTACAGACTCAGCCTTCACCCACTGTGGATGATGCTAGGCTGCAGAACTGTTCTCAGAGCGGGGGTCTGCTCAGGGAAAAGCTGCTAAGACTGGCCTCGTCCGCTGGGCCAGACAAACCCTTTACTGCTCAGCAGGATGTGCAGCCAGGCTCACAGCCCCCACTCCCAACTCTCACCGTCGAACCTGCCGCTGACAgcaaggatgatgatgaggacaaACAAGCTCATGATGAGAAAATGTcagagggagaaggtgagaaaAAGCCTAATTCTGAATCGGGGGCAGGTGCTGAGAGTCAGCGGGACGTGGAAGAGGAGCTGTTATCACCTGACATCACTTGTGGGCGCTGTTCACCCACGAGAGATTCCCAGAATA AGTCCAAATTTTTGGAAGATAAAAGGAAGACGAGCCCTTATTTCAGTGGGAAATCCCAGAGAGATG ATCTTAGCCCACCCAGGAGAAAGGTATTTAAGAAGTGGACACCCCCCCGATCACCCTTCAACCTGGTGCAGGAAACTCTTTTCCACGACCCCTGGAAGCTCCTGGTGGCTACCATCTTCCTGAACAAGACTAGTG GTAAAATGGCCATCCCTGTGCTGTGGCAGTTTTTTGAGACTTACCCGTCTGCAGAGCTGACCCGGCAGGCCGACTGGAAGCCCATGTCTGAACTACTGAAGCCTCTAGGCCTGTTTGAGATCAGAGCCAAAATAATCATCCGCTTCTCAG ATGAATACCTGACTAAGCAGTGGCGCTACCCCATAGAGCTGCATGGTATTGGGAAGTATGGCAATGACTCCTATAGGATCTTCTGCCTGGGAGAGTGGAGACAG GTGACTCCTCAAGATCACAAGTTAAACAAATACCATGCATGGCTGTGGGAGAACCATGACAGACTGGGAATCTGA
- the ift122 gene encoding intraflagellar transport protein 122 homolog isoform X1, with the protein MMNGVVSIRNKNGEEKVKIERPGGSASPIWSIAWNPSKDEHNDILAVADWGQKLSFYQLSGKQIGKDRTLTYDPCCVSYFSKGEYIVMGGSDKQASLYTKDGVRLGTIGDQSSWVWSCRVKPDSNYVVLGCQDGTIACYQLIFSTVHGLYKDRYAYRDSMTDVIVQHLITEQKVRIKCRELVKKIAIYRNRLAIQLPEKILIYELYSDDSSDMHYRIKEKICRKLECNLLVVCSQHIILCQEKRLQCLSFTSVREKEWLMESLIRYIKVIGGPPGREGLLVGLKNGAILKIFVDNPFAITLLKLSTSVRCLDMSASRNKLAVVDEHNTLLVYDITSKELLFQEPNANSVAWNTQCEDMLCFSGSGYLNIKASDFPVHQQKLQGFVVGYNGSKIFCLHVYSMSAVEVPQSAPMYQYLEKRMFKEAYQIACLGVTDNDWRDLASEALEGLDFDTAKKAFIRVRDLRYLELINSIEERKKRGENDNELFLADVYAYQGKFHEAAKLYKRTGHESRALSMYTDLRMFEYAKEFVGAADPKNSRMLMTKQADWAKSSKEPRAAAEMYLSAGEHLKAIDIIGENGWADMLIDIARKLDKAEREPLAKCALYFKKLKHHGYASETYSKMGDLQALVQLHVETRHWDEAFSLVEKHPQFKNDVYVPYAQWLAENDRFEEAQKAFHKAGQETKAVKVLEQLTHNAVVESRFNDAGYYYWMLSMQCLDIARESDEQKHEMLKKFERFQRLAELYHVYHSIQRYTDEPFSSHVPETLFNICRFLLNNLTKDIPLGISKVNTLYALAKQSRKLGAFKLARYSYEKLQDLHIPSRFQESIELGSLTIRSKPFHDSEDLIEGMMCYRCSTHNPLLNNQGSVCINCKQPFIYSASSYEVLPLVQFYLDGGISDEEAVSLIDLEVPHMGSKAASWQDMGAGEAQALKMDDGVDDPEEDPFVAKMSFDGGSDFVPVKVSRSALRSMSRRDVLIKRWPRPLKWEYFRSLLPDVSITMCPTCFKMFHSEDYELLLLQHNCCPYCRRPIDEPN; encoded by the exons ATGATGAATGGAGTTGTGAGCATCCGGAACAAAAATGGGGAGGAGAAGGTCAAGATAGAACGTCCAGGAGGATCCGCCTCTCCTATCTGGTCCATTGCCTGGAACCCCTCTAA GGATGAGCACAATGACATTCTGGCTGTGGCAGACTGGGGTCAGAAGTTGTCCTTCTATCAGCTCAGTGGAAAGCAG ATTGGAAAAGACAGGACTCTCACCTATGACCCTTGCTGTGTCAGCTACTTCTCCAAGGGCGAGTATATAGTCATGGGCGGCTCCGACAAACAAGCCTCCCTGTACACAAAAGACGGGGTGCGGCTTGGCACCATCGGAGACCAGAGCTCCTGGGTTTGGTCTTGCCGAGTGAAGCCTGACTCTAATTATGTG GTGTTGGGCTGCCAGGATGGGACCATCGCCTGCTACCAACTTATCTTCAGTACGGTTCATGGCCTCTACAAAGATCGCTATGCTTACCGAGACAGTATGACCGATGTCATTGTCCAGCACCTCATCACTGAGCAAAAAG TGAGGATCAAGTGCCGGGAGCTGGTGAAGAAGATCGCCATCTACAGGAACCGTCTTGCAATCCAGCTGCCTGAGAAGATCCTGATCTACGAGCTGTACTCAGATGACTCCTCAGACATGCACTACCGCATCAAGGAGAAAATCTGTAGGAAGTTGGAATGCAACTTGCTGGTGGTCTGCTCTCAACATATCATCTTGTGTCAG GAGAAGAGGCTCCAGTGCCTGTCCTTCACTAGTGTCAGGGAAAAAGAATGGCTGATGGAGTCTCTGATTCGCTACATCAAAGTGATTGGCGGTCCACCAGGCAGAGAGGGCCTGCTGGTCGGGTTGAAGAATGGGGCT ATCCTGAAGATATTTGTCGACAACCCGTTTGCCATTACACTGCTGAAGCTGTCCACATCAGTGCGATGCCTGGACATGAGTGCCTCTCGCAATAAACTGGCTGTGGTGGATGAACACAACACTCTCCTGGTCTATGACATCACATCTAAGGAATTGCTTTTCCAG GAGCCTAATGCTAACAGCGTGGCCTGGAACACCCAGTGTGAGGACATGCTCTGTTTCTCTGGCAGTGGCTACCTCAACATCAAGGCTAGCGACTTCCCTGTGCACCAGCAAAAACTACAGGGCTTTGTGGTTGGCTACAACGGCTCTAAGATATTCTGTCTCCATGTCTACTCCATGTCTGCTGTGGAGGTGCCTCAG TCTGCGCCCATGTACCAGTACCTGGAGAAGAGGATGTTTAAGGAGGCCTACCAGATCGCCTGTCTGGGTGTGACAGATAACGACTGGAGAGATCTGGCCTCAGAAGCCCTGGAGGGACTGGACTTTGACACAGCCAAGAAG gcctttattagagtGAGGGACCTGCGCTACCTGGAGCTCATCAACAGCATCGAG gagaggaagaagcgGGGTGAGAACGACAATGAGCTGTTCCTGGCAGACGTCTATGCCTACCAGGGGAAATTCCACGAGGCAGCCAAGCTCTACAAACGCACCGGCCATGAATCCAGGGCCCTGAGCATGTACACCGACCTGCGCATGTTCGAATATGCCAAG gagTTTGTAGGAGCTGCAGACCCTAAGAACTCTCGGATGctgatgaccaagcaggcagaCTGGGCCAAGAGCAGCAAAGAGCCTCGTGCAGCGGCAGAGATGTACCTGTCTGCAGGAGAACACCTCAAAGCCATAGACATTATAGGAGAAAATGGCTGGGCAGACAT GCTGATCGACATAGCTCGGAAGTTGGACAAGGCAGAGCGTGAGCCCCTTGCAAAGTGTGCGCTCTACTTCAAGAAGCTGAAGCATCACGGTTATGCCTCAGAGACCTATTCCAAGATGGGAGACCTGCAGGCACTGGTGCAGCTGCACGTGGAAACCCGCCACTGGGACGAG GCCTTCTCCCTGGTGGAAAAGCACCCCCAGTTCAAAAATGATGTTTATGTACCCTATGCCCAATGGCTGGCAGAAAATGACCGCTTTGAGGAGGCACAAAAAG CATTCCACAAGGCGGGACAAGAGACCAAAGCTGTGAAAGTACTGGAGCAGCTTACCCACAACGCAGTGGTGGAGAGCAGGTTCAACGACGCAGGGTACTATTACTGGATGCTGTCTATGCAGTGTCTGGATATCGCGAGGG AGAGTGACGAACAGAAGCATGAGATGCTGAAAAAGTTTGAGCGTTTTCAGCGTCTGGCTGAGCTCTACCACGTCTACCACTCCATTCAGCGCTACACG GATGAGCCCTTCAGTTCCCATGTGCCAGAGACGCTCTTCAACATCTGCAGGTTCCTCCTGAATAACCTCACCAAGGACATACCACTGGGCATTTCCAAAGT TAACACCTTGTATGCCTTGGCCAAGCAGAGTCGAAAACTGGGTGCATTTAAGCTTGCCAGGTATTCCTATGAGAAGCTCCAGGACCTCCACATTCCGTCTCGCTTCCAAGAGTCCATTGAATTGGGCAGCCTCACCATCCGCTCCAAACCCTTCCATGACAGTGAG GACCTTATTGAGGGCATGATGTGCTACCGATGCTCCACCCACAACCCCCTGCTGAACAACCAGGGGAGTGTGTGCATCAACTGCAAACAGCCTTTCATCTACTCCGCTTCATCATATG AGGTGCTTCCTCTGGTGCAGTTCTACCTCGATGGGGGCATCAGTGATGAGGAAGCTGTGTCACTTATTGACCTGGAGGTTCCTCACATGGGCAGCAAGGCCGCGTCCTGGCAGGATATGGGCGCTGGCG AAGCACAGGCTTTGAAGATGGATGACGGTGTGGATGATCCAGAGGAGGACCCTTTCGTTGCCAAAATGAGCTTTGAC GGGGGCTCTGACTTTGTCCCAGTTAAGGTGAGTCGCTCGGCGCTGCGGTCCATGAGCAGGAGGGACGTCCTGATCAAGCGCTGGCCCAGGCCGCTCAAGTGGGAGTATTTCCGCTCCCTACTGCCTGATGTGAGCATCACCATGTGCCCCACCTGCTTCAAG ATGTTTCACAGTGAGGATTACGAACTTCTGCTGCTTCAGCATAATTGCTGTCCGTACTGTCGAAGACCCATCGATGAACCAAACTAA
- the LOC115362338 gene encoding uncharacterized protein D1044.6-like, which produces MKLPVISVVSTPVSVPYVTPPVHQSGCMLVASPLALPTISSSTQSLTDIQIIPRLNPLHPPPVCKRTVRLETPAVHHHNHQRTLIMQRREHYRYHQVWRKPLYGTSSEREEYRKEMREQLKRQIEEKCVALRLQLASQVREAEHLREVDRLALSSEREQRIQHSRAMTLYRDENKKLMEQSWRDRALTRSQEALKERELLRLNPINWSGTLK; this is translated from the exons ATGAAACTAC CTGTCATCTCTGTGGTTTCCACACCAGTGTCAGTTCCTTATGTCACACCCCCTGTCCACCAGAGTGGCTGCATGCTGGTGGCATCACCCCTGGCATTGCCAACCATCTCAAGCTCTACCCAGTCCCTTACAGACATTCAG ATTATCCCCAGACTGAACCCTTTACATCCACCTCCGGTGTGTAAACGCACCGTCCGTCTAGAAACACCCGCTGTTCACCACCACAACCATCAGAGGACACTGATCATGCAGAGGAGAGAGCATTACAG GTATCATCAAGTGTGGCGAAAACCTCTCTATGGGACCAGCAGTGAAAGGGAGGAATATAG GAAGGAGATGCGTGAACAGCTaaagagacagatagaggaGAAATGTGTTGCACTGAGGCTGCAGCTGGCCAGTCAAGTGAGGGAGGCAGAGCATTTACGGGAAGTGGACCGCCTTGCTCTATCAAGTGAAAGAGAGCAAAGGATCCAGCACAGCAGAGCAATGACACTGTACAGGGATGAGAATAAAAAG ctaATGGAGCAGAGCTGGAGGGACAGAGCACTAACTCGCTCCCAGGAGGCACtaaaggagagagagctgctCCGCCTCAACCCCATTAACTGGAGTGGAACACTGAAATAG
- the ift122 gene encoding intraflagellar transport protein 122 homolog isoform X2, translating to MRAVPAWIDKIRDRDKVEQCIYDLAFKPDGSQLIVAAGFRVLVYDTSDGTLIQPLKGHKDTVYCVAYAKDGKRFASGSADKSIIIWTSKLEGILKYTHSDSIQCIAYNPVTHQLASCSSGDFGLWSPEQKSVSKHKVSSKITCCGWTNDGQYLALGMMNGVVSIRNKNGEEKVKIERPGGSASPIWSIAWNPSKDEHNDILAVADWGQKLSFYQLSGKQIGKDRTLTYDPCCVSYFSKGEYIVMGGSDKQASLYTKDGVRLGTIGDQSSWVWSCRVKPDSNYVVLGCQDGTIACYQLIFSTVHGLYKDRYAYRDSMTDVIVQHLITEQKVRIKCRELVKKIAIYRNRLAIQLPEKILIYELYSDDSSDMHYRIKEKICRKLECNLLVVCSQHIILCQEKRLQCLSFTSVREKEWLMESLIRYIKVIGGPPGREGLLVGLKNGAILKIFVDNPFAITLLKLSTSVRCLDMSASRNKLAVVDEHNTLLVYDITSKELLFQEPNANSVAWNTQCEDMLCFSGSGYLNIKASDFPVHQQKLQGFVVGYNGSKIFCLHVYSMSAVEVPQSAPMYQYLEKRMFKEAYQIACLGVTDNDWRDLASEALEGLDFDTAKKAFIRVRDLRYLELINSIEERKKRGENDNELFLADVYAYQGKFHEAAKLYKRTGHESRALSMYTDLRMFEYAKEFVGAADPKNSRMLMTKQADWAKSSKEPRAAAEMYLSAGEHLKAIDIIGENGWADMLIDIARKLDKAEREPLAKCALYFKKLKHHGYASETYSKMGDLQALVQLHVETRHWDEAFSLVEKHPQFKNDVYVPYAQWLAENDRFEEAQKAFHKAGQETKAVKVLEQLTHNAVVESRFNDAGYYYWMLSMQCLDIARESDEQKHEMLKKFERFQRLAELYHVYHSIQRYTDEPFSSHVPETLFNICRFLLNNLTKDIPLGISKVNTLYALAKQSRKLGAFKLARYSYEKLQDLHIPSRFQESIELGSLTIRSKPFHDSEDLIEGMMCYRCSTHNPLLNNQGSVCINCKQPFIYSASSYEVLPLVQFYLDGGISDEEAVSLIDLEVPHMGSKAASWQDMGAGEAQALKMDDGVDDPEEDPFVAKMSFDQGGSDFVPVKVSRSALRSMSRRDVLIKRWPRPLKWEYFRSLLPDVSITMCPTCFKMFHSEDYELLLLQHNCCPYCRRPIDEPN from the exons ATGAGAGCCGTCCCGGCATGGATAGACAAAATTCGCGATCGGGACAAAGTCGAGCAATG TATTTATGACCTCGCCTTCAAGCCAGACGGCAGCCAGCTCATTGTTGCTGCGGGATTTCGTGTATTG gtttatGACACATCAGATGGAACTCTTATTCAGCCACTGAAGGGACACAAAGACACGGTGTACTGTGTGGCCTATGCCAAAGATG GTAAAAGATTTGCCTCAGGGTCGGCAGACAAAAGCATCATCATATGGACGTCTAAACTGGAGGGCATCTTAAAATACAC tcATAGTGATTCTATCCAGTGCATTGCCTACAACCCTGTCACTCACCAACttgcctcctgctcctctggggATTTTG GTCTTTGGTCCCCGGAGCAAAAATCTGTGTCCAAACATAAAGTGAGCAGCAAGATAACATGTTGTGG GTGGACAAATGATGGCCAGTACCTGGCCCTTGGTATGATGAATGGAGTTGTGAGCATCCGGAACAAAAATGGGGAGGAGAAGGTCAAGATAGAACGTCCAGGAGGATCCGCCTCTCCTATCTGGTCCATTGCCTGGAACCCCTCTAA GGATGAGCACAATGACATTCTGGCTGTGGCAGACTGGGGTCAGAAGTTGTCCTTCTATCAGCTCAGTGGAAAGCAG ATTGGAAAAGACAGGACTCTCACCTATGACCCTTGCTGTGTCAGCTACTTCTCCAAGGGCGAGTATATAGTCATGGGCGGCTCCGACAAACAAGCCTCCCTGTACACAAAAGACGGGGTGCGGCTTGGCACCATCGGAGACCAGAGCTCCTGGGTTTGGTCTTGCCGAGTGAAGCCTGACTCTAATTATGTG GTGTTGGGCTGCCAGGATGGGACCATCGCCTGCTACCAACTTATCTTCAGTACGGTTCATGGCCTCTACAAAGATCGCTATGCTTACCGAGACAGTATGACCGATGTCATTGTCCAGCACCTCATCACTGAGCAAAAAG TGAGGATCAAGTGCCGGGAGCTGGTGAAGAAGATCGCCATCTACAGGAACCGTCTTGCAATCCAGCTGCCTGAGAAGATCCTGATCTACGAGCTGTACTCAGATGACTCCTCAGACATGCACTACCGCATCAAGGAGAAAATCTGTAGGAAGTTGGAATGCAACTTGCTGGTGGTCTGCTCTCAACATATCATCTTGTGTCAG GAGAAGAGGCTCCAGTGCCTGTCCTTCACTAGTGTCAGGGAAAAAGAATGGCTGATGGAGTCTCTGATTCGCTACATCAAAGTGATTGGCGGTCCACCAGGCAGAGAGGGCCTGCTGGTCGGGTTGAAGAATGGGGCT ATCCTGAAGATATTTGTCGACAACCCGTTTGCCATTACACTGCTGAAGCTGTCCACATCAGTGCGATGCCTGGACATGAGTGCCTCTCGCAATAAACTGGCTGTGGTGGATGAACACAACACTCTCCTGGTCTATGACATCACATCTAAGGAATTGCTTTTCCAG GAGCCTAATGCTAACAGCGTGGCCTGGAACACCCAGTGTGAGGACATGCTCTGTTTCTCTGGCAGTGGCTACCTCAACATCAAGGCTAGCGACTTCCCTGTGCACCAGCAAAAACTACAGGGCTTTGTGGTTGGCTACAACGGCTCTAAGATATTCTGTCTCCATGTCTACTCCATGTCTGCTGTGGAGGTGCCTCAG TCTGCGCCCATGTACCAGTACCTGGAGAAGAGGATGTTTAAGGAGGCCTACCAGATCGCCTGTCTGGGTGTGACAGATAACGACTGGAGAGATCTGGCCTCAGAAGCCCTGGAGGGACTGGACTTTGACACAGCCAAGAAG gcctttattagagtGAGGGACCTGCGCTACCTGGAGCTCATCAACAGCATCGAG gagaggaagaagcgGGGTGAGAACGACAATGAGCTGTTCCTGGCAGACGTCTATGCCTACCAGGGGAAATTCCACGAGGCAGCCAAGCTCTACAAACGCACCGGCCATGAATCCAGGGCCCTGAGCATGTACACCGACCTGCGCATGTTCGAATATGCCAAG gagTTTGTAGGAGCTGCAGACCCTAAGAACTCTCGGATGctgatgaccaagcaggcagaCTGGGCCAAGAGCAGCAAAGAGCCTCGTGCAGCGGCAGAGATGTACCTGTCTGCAGGAGAACACCTCAAAGCCATAGACATTATAGGAGAAAATGGCTGGGCAGACAT GCTGATCGACATAGCTCGGAAGTTGGACAAGGCAGAGCGTGAGCCCCTTGCAAAGTGTGCGCTCTACTTCAAGAAGCTGAAGCATCACGGTTATGCCTCAGAGACCTATTCCAAGATGGGAGACCTGCAGGCACTGGTGCAGCTGCACGTGGAAACCCGCCACTGGGACGAG GCCTTCTCCCTGGTGGAAAAGCACCCCCAGTTCAAAAATGATGTTTATGTACCCTATGCCCAATGGCTGGCAGAAAATGACCGCTTTGAGGAGGCACAAAAAG CATTCCACAAGGCGGGACAAGAGACCAAAGCTGTGAAAGTACTGGAGCAGCTTACCCACAACGCAGTGGTGGAGAGCAGGTTCAACGACGCAGGGTACTATTACTGGATGCTGTCTATGCAGTGTCTGGATATCGCGAGGG AGAGTGACGAACAGAAGCATGAGATGCTGAAAAAGTTTGAGCGTTTTCAGCGTCTGGCTGAGCTCTACCACGTCTACCACTCCATTCAGCGCTACACG GATGAGCCCTTCAGTTCCCATGTGCCAGAGACGCTCTTCAACATCTGCAGGTTCCTCCTGAATAACCTCACCAAGGACATACCACTGGGCATTTCCAAAGT TAACACCTTGTATGCCTTGGCCAAGCAGAGTCGAAAACTGGGTGCATTTAAGCTTGCCAGGTATTCCTATGAGAAGCTCCAGGACCTCCACATTCCGTCTCGCTTCCAAGAGTCCATTGAATTGGGCAGCCTCACCATCCGCTCCAAACCCTTCCATGACAGTGAG GACCTTATTGAGGGCATGATGTGCTACCGATGCTCCACCCACAACCCCCTGCTGAACAACCAGGGGAGTGTGTGCATCAACTGCAAACAGCCTTTCATCTACTCCGCTTCATCATATG AGGTGCTTCCTCTGGTGCAGTTCTACCTCGATGGGGGCATCAGTGATGAGGAAGCTGTGTCACTTATTGACCTGGAGGTTCCTCACATGGGCAGCAAGGCCGCGTCCTGGCAGGATATGGGCGCTGGCG AAGCACAGGCTTTGAAGATGGATGACGGTGTGGATGATCCAGAGGAGGACCCTTTCGTTGCCAAAATGAGCTTTGAC CAGGGGGGCTCTGACTTTGTCCCAGTTAAGGTGAGTCGCTCGGCGCTGCGGTCCATGAGCAGGAGGGACGTCCTGATCAAGCGCTGGCCCAGGCCGCTCAAGTGGGAGTATTTCCGCTCCCTACTGCCTGATGTGAGCATCACCATGTGCCCCACCTGCTTCAAG ATGTTTCACAGTGAGGATTACGAACTTCTGCTGCTTCAGCATAATTGCTGTCCGTACTGTCGAAGACCCATCGATGAACCAAACTAA
- the exorh gene encoding extra-ocular rhodopsin, which produces MNGTEGPNFYVPMSNKTGVVRSPFEYPQYYLAEPWKYSLLAAYMLFLIITAFPINFLTLYVTVKHKKLRTPLNYILLNLAVADLFMVMGGFTVTLYTALHGYFVLGVSGCNTEGFFATLGGEIALWSLVVLAIERYIVICKPMSNFRFGERHAIAGVAFTWIMALTCAVPPLFGWSRYIPEGMQCSCGIDYYTPKPEINNTSFVIYMFILHFCIPLFIIFFCYSRLLCTVRAAAAQQQESETTQRAEREVTCMVIVMVISFLVCWVPYASVAWYIFANQGTEFGPVFMTAPAFFAKSSSLYNPVIYILLNRQFRNCMLTTVCCGKNPFGEEETTSAVAASKTQTSSVSSSQVAPA; this is translated from the exons ATGAATGGCACAGAAGGCCCCAACTTCTACGTGCCCATGTCCAACAAGACTGGGGTGGTCCGCAGCCCTTTTGAGTACCCTCAGTACTACCTGGCTGAGCCATGGAAGTACTCTCTCCTAGCTGCTTACATGCTATTCCTCATCATTACTGCCTTCCCCATCAACTTCCTCACCCTTTATGTCActgtcaaacacaaaaaactgagGACCCCTCTAAACTATATCCTGCTCAACCTGGCAGTGGCTGACCTCTTCATGGTCATGGGGGGTTTCACTGTCACCCTCTACACAGCCCTGCATGGATACTTCGTCTTGGGTGTCAGCGGCTGCAACACTGAGGGATTCTTTGCCACCTTAGGAG GAGAGATTGCCCTCTGGTCTCTGGTGGTATTGGCTATTGAGCGCTACATTGTGATCTGTAAACCAATGAGCAATTTCCGCTTTGGGGAGAGACATGCTATCGCTGGAGTGGCATTCACATGGATCATGGCCCTGACCTGTGCTGTGCCCCCCTTGTTCGGATGGTCCCG GTACATCCCAGAGGGCATGCAGTGTTCCTGTGGGATTGACTACTACACTCCCAAGCCTGAGATCAACAACACCTCGTTCGTCATCTATATGTTTATCCTCCATTTCTGTATTCCCCtgttcatcatcttcttctgcTACAGCCGCCTGCTATGCACCGTGCGAGCG GCCGCAGCCCAGCAGCAGGAGTCTGAGACCACCCAGCGAGCAGAGAGGGAAGTGACATGCATGGTAATTGTCATGGTGATCTCCTTCTTGGTGTGCTGGGTGCCCTATGCCAGTGTGGCTTGGTACATCTTTGCCAATCAGGGAACTGAGTTCGGACCAGTATTCATGACTGCGCCGGCCTTCTTTGCCAAGAGTTCCTCTCTGTACAACCCAGTCATCTATATTCTGCTAAACAGACAG TTCAGGAACTGCATGCTAACCACGGTGTGCTGTGGAAAGAACCCgtttggagaggaggagaccaCCAGTGCTGTTGCTGCCTCCAAAACTCAGacctcctccgtctcctccagCCAGGTCGCCCCTGCTTGA